In the Montipora foliosa isolate CH-2021 unplaced genomic scaffold, ASM3666993v2 scaffold_390, whole genome shotgun sequence genome, one interval contains:
- the LOC137987802 gene encoding uncharacterized protein, producing the protein MDYFGLQARLRDLKSIEMQALRQGNQEKAKMLSEKAFELRHMWTRSLSSLPAYSSTEPVIAVNQSEENSCADWQEESDYVTSEGARSKGEDENGAGGPVELGNGSEGEISEVEGVFSSDEDDVADEGDKPGRKGDGELSNAKSYIRMLKGRINSPENEQPMEKEEPNKERRHKGRGKRLCPVPYCKKVVIHIPRHLMQVHKWSHSRSRSAITNFNLRKKYTFKSKESAEAGNRKKRNNGDEETKAYKDYHKKRICPMIGCSACVKRLPAHLKNVHKISPSSDEYKSLLNKALQKGKRPYRVQLIDKRAAGEKLTNFETATLESSEEVSLEESQELEMEQVEELENEEKEIVIDEDGEVVGSASASAEADVESDVDTLPGLIVDFENWLQSPDGGKKDVKTAKQHASQVKRILFVIDIDKKVSSLLDFGLLKEKFVKHAEEKYVAETIKSYLTSLQHFYSFLLSEKPKEITASCELISQLREKMRRWSTSYKRSSLKRKWERREEDRVEAITAEKIEAFEKSQISRDAIILLGKLSGKHSVDIAQQQYTLLRDFLLIQISIDNANRAGVLANMTLREFKRGYKEGDRFVINVMNHKTFHVHGPALIVLTSNLYNWMSIFVQEVRSKVPGVGAGEDQPLFPSFNGTKLQSSQINKAIKSVWKKAGVGGRIHSTLFRKGAWSEEAVQEIRQLFKKEIEQKKVTMECVKEKIKDSQVFRGEDARRVYDKVRAEWRHPVSKNNTLDLPTEKEKLSDKVERLFREESSAGSDIVSPTTALSNNTKALFSEGDVQILHRLFEDMLQNSPISKKVISDRLSSDAKGRSMLQTLSLRQIVNRIKYERRQRRGKQSSC; encoded by the exons ATGGATTACTTCGGCCTCCAGGCAAGACTTCGGGATTTAAAGTCAATCGAAATGCAGGCCTTAAGGCAGGGTAATCAAGAGAAAGCAAAAATG TTGTCTGAGAAAGCCTTTGAACTTAGGCATATGTGGACTAGGAGTTTATCCAGCTTGCCTGCTTACTCAAGCACAGAGCCTGTAATTGCAGTCAATCAAAGTGAAGAAAATTCCTGTGCTGACTGGCAAGAGGAAAGTGATTATGTCACCAGTGAAGGTGCTAGGTCCAAAGGTGAAGATGAGAATGGGGCTGGTGGACCTGTTGAATTGGGCAATGGAAGTGAAGGTGAAATCAGTGAGGTTGAGGGTGTTTTTTCATCTGACGAAGATGATGTAGCAGATGAAGGAGATAAGCCAGGCAGGAAGGGGGATGGAGAACTTTCAAATGCCAAAAGTTACATCCGAATGTTGAAGGGTAGGATCAATTCCCCGGAAAATGAACAACCAATGGAGAAGGAGGAaccaaacaaagaaagaagacaTAAGGGACGAGGGAAACGTCTGTGTCCAGTCCCTTActgcaagaaggtggtaattcACATCCCTAGGCATCTAATGCAGGTTCATAAGTGGTCTCATTCTCGATCTCGTTCAGCAATCACAAACTTTAATTTACGGAAAAAGTACACATTCAAAAGTAAAGAAAGTGCTGAGGCAGGTAACAGGAAGAAGAGAAATAATGGTGATGAAGAAACAAAGGCCTACAAGGACTACCATAAAAAGAGAATTTGTCCTATGATTGGATGTTCAGCATGTGTGAAACGATTACCAGCCCATTTGAAAAATGTTCACAAGATTAGCCCTTCATCTGACGAGTACAAAAGTCTGCTGAATAAAGCTTTGCAAAAAGGAAAGAGGCCCTATAGAGTCCAGTTAATTGACAAGAGAGCTGCCGGAGAAAAACTAACCAACTTCGAAACAGCAACACTTGAAAGTAGCGAAGAGGTTTCACTTGAAGAAAGTCAGGAACTTGAAATGGAACAAGTTGAGGAGCTGGAGAATGAGGAGAAGGAAATAGTTATTGATGAAGATGGAGAAGTGGTTGGTAGTGCAAGTGCAAGTGCAGAAGCTGATGTTGAATCTGATGTTGACACTCTCCCTGGGTTAATTGTCGATTTTGAGAATTGGCTACAATCACCAGATGGGGGCAAAAAAGACGTGAAAACTGCCAAACAGCACGCTTCACAGGTTAAGAGGATCTTGTTTGTGATTGACATTGACAAGAAGGTGTCATCTCTTCTAGATTTCGGTCTGTTAAAGGAGAAGTTTGTTAAACATGCTGAAGAAAAGTATGTTGCTGAAACTATCAAATCATATCTTACAAGCCTGCAACATTTTTACTCCTTCCTGCTGTCTGAAAAGCCAAAAGAAATTACAGCCAGCTGTGAGTTAATCAGTCAGTTGAGAGAAAAGATGAGGAGATGGTCTACATCTTACAAGCGTTCAAGCTTGAAACGGAAGTGGGAAAGGAGGGAAGAGGATCGAGTTGAGGCTATCACTGCAGAAAAAATTGAAGCCTTTGAAAAAAGCCAAATTTCCAGAGATGCTATCATCCTGCTTGGAAAGCTCAGTGGAAAGCACAGTGTAGACATTGCACAACAACAGTACACCCTTTTGCGTGACTTCCTTCTCATTCAGATTTCCATTGATAATGCCAACCGTGCTGGAGTTTTGGCTAACATGACTTTAAGAGAATTCAAAAGAGGCTACAAAGAAGGTGACAGATTTGTCATCAATGTCATGAATCACAAAACATTCCATGTTCATGGCCCAGCATTAATTGTCCTAACAAGTAATTTGTATAATTGGATGAGCATATTTGTTCAAGAAGTGCGCTCTAAGGTGCCAGGTGTTGGAGCAGGAGAAGACCAGCCACTATTTCCATCTTTCAATGGAACAAAACTGCAGTCCAGTCAAATAAACAAAGCTATCAAATCGGTTTGGAAAAAGGCAGGGGTAGGAGGACGCATTCACAGCACACTATTCAGGAAAGGTGCG TGGTCAGAAGAGGCGGTTCAAGAAATACGCcagttatttaaaaaagaaatagagcAAAAGAAAGTCACCATGGAATGTGTGAAAGAGAAGATCAAGGATAGTCAAGTGTTCCGAGGTGAAGATGCCAGAAGAGTTTATGACAAAGTTCGCGCAGAGTGGAGACATCCAGTATCCAAGAACAACACTTTAGACTTGCcaacagagaaagaaaaactaagTGATAAAGTAGAACGACTTTTCAGAGAAGAATCATCTGCTGGTTCTGACATCGTCTCGCCAACAACAGCATTAAGCAACAACACAAAGGCTCTTTTCAGTGAGGGAGATGTACAAATATTGCATCGCTTATTTGAGGACATGCTTCAGAACAGTCCAATCTCGAAAAAGGTCATTTCTGACAGACTTTCTTCTGATGCCAAAGGAAGAAGCATGTTACAAACGCTGTCATTGAGACAAATAGTTAACCGTATTAAGTATGAGCGCAGGCAGAGGAGAGGAAAACAGAGCAGCTGTTAA